The Lycium ferocissimum isolate CSIRO_LF1 chromosome 10, AGI_CSIRO_Lferr_CH_V1, whole genome shotgun sequence genome window below encodes:
- the LOC132034494 gene encoding importin beta-like SAD2 homolog isoform X1 codes for MEIGELLNQTLSPEAAVRNDATDALDRLSTLPQFPFTLLSISIGGENGGQKVAAATYLKNFTRRNVDSTHTNSGITKEFRDAFVRSLLQAEPTVLKILVEAFRSIVAVEFVKKDAWPELVPELRSVIQRSDLIDKNPNSEWKTINALTILHSLIRPFQYFLNPKLAKEPVPPQLELITRDIIVPLLAVFHLCIEKVSDAQHTSEVQTETILLIICKCIYFAVKSHMPSALAPLLPSICQDLIRILNSLSFDGGLPCKDGYSLRMKTAKRSLLIFCALVTRHRKFADKLMPDMVKCVSEIVKHSTIINKLDSLSERIVSLAFDVISRVLETGPGWRLVSPHFSSLLNAAIFPALVMNEKDTTEWEEDPDEYIRKNLPSDLEEISGWRDDLFTARKSALNLLGVISLSMGPPVKTSTASSKRKKGEKYKRKGSSSMGELLVLPFLSKFPVPTDNRENTVNEYYGVLMAYSSLLDFLTEQKPGFTETLVRTRVLPLYETPIPQPYLIASANWVLGELASCLSEGMSADIYSSLVKALTMSDIGGVSCYPVRVTAAAAIAQLVENEYMPPEWLPLLQVVCHRISDEEEDSSIYFQLLSTIIEAGNEKISPHIPDIVCLLVREISKNLPLDLEPWPQMVEQCFATLAVMAQCWEDSASEENAQDGSSQLWVSGQATMMRAFSDLLQHAWLRSAQPMEHEVAFSVPAASCVDDCSTLLGFIVQGITETDELLKLKVSELMLVWSYLIADWHAWEEMEDLSIFNCIKKAVSLDRKFAVKNFIVGKLPLPPAPPVPQKSILEGIGAFITEAFSQYPSAVWRASSCVHILLHNPSYLPEGEGVKQSLVISLCQAAFSRFRELRNKPVPLWKPLLLAISSCYLCFPDIVEKIIEGIEHESFTVFLSALAVISTSKFEHSLSSESEIKLVVMALAQSLDKLIGRLNERSSLLHDCVASLMEAFLKLKELEEEEEDEESEDQASGDEETEDDDDEDSEDDELEETEEEFLERCAKTAVEMENGTIVEEGDVEDQELEIELGCLEDVDLESTVLLVIERYHQVLLQLQLPPELISSFLEAFPECKLYFQQPQP; via the exons atggaaattggtgagCTACTCAACCAAACTCTTAGCCCCGAGGCTGCTGTCCGCAACGACGCTACAGATGCTCTGGATCGGCTCTCTACTCTCCCACAATTCCCCTTCACTCTCCTCTCTATCTCCATAG GAGGTGAGAATGGAGGTCAGAAAGTAGCTGCAGCCACATATCTCAAGAACTTCACTAGACGAAATGTTGATTCTACTCATACAAATTCAGGAATCACCAAAGAGTTTAGAGATGCATTCGTGCGCTCTTTGCTTCAAGCTGAACCAACGGTTCTTAAAATATTAGTTGAAGCT tTTCGCTCAATTGTTGCAGTTGAGTTTGTGAAGAAGGATGCCTGGCCTGAGCTTGTGCCTGAGCTGAGGTCCGTCATTCAGCGCAGCGATCTGATTGATAAGAATCCGAATTCTGAATGGAAAACCATCAATGCACTCACGATTCTTCACTCACTCATTAGACCCTTCcag TACTTTTTGAATCCAAAACTTGCGAAGGAGCCAGTTCCACCGCAGCTAGAGCTTATTACAAGAGACATCATTGTGCCCTTACTTGCTGTATTTCACCTCTGCATCGAAAAG GTATCAGATGCCCAACATACATCAGAAGTGCAGACAGAAACCATCCTTCTCATCATATGCAAGTGCATCTATTTTGCG GTGAAATCTCACATGCCGTCTGCCTTGGCTCCTTTGCTTCCTTCTATTTGTCAAGATCTGATACGGATTCTGAATTCTTTAAGTTTTGATGGTGGCTTGCCCTGCAAAGATGGGTATTCGCTGCGGATGAAGACTGCAAAGAGAAGTCTGCTAATTTTCTGTGCTTTAGTCACCCGGCATCGGAAGTTTGCTGACAA ACTGATGCCTGATATGGTGAAATGTGTTTCAGAAATTGTCAAGCATAGCACAATCATAAAT AAACTGGATTCGCTGTCAGAAAGGATTGTTTCATTAGCCTTTGATGTTATTTCTCGTGTTTTAGAGACAGGCCCA GGATGGCGACTGGTTTCACCCCACTTCTCTTCCTTGCTGAACGCTGCAATCTTCCCAGCTCTTGTGATGAATGAGAAG GACACAACAGAGTGGGAAGAAGATCCGGATGAGTACATAAGGAAAAATCTTCCCTCTGACCTT GAAGAAATTTCTGGATGGAGAGATGATTTGTTCACAGCAAGGAAAAGTGCTTTAAACTTGCTTGGTGTTATTTCATTATCAATG GGACCTCCTGTCAAGACTTCTACAGCTTCATCAAAGCGtaagaaaggagaaaaatataaaagaaaaggttCCAGCTCGATGGGGGAGTTGTTGGTGCTTCCATTCTTGTCAAAGTTTCCTGTTCCCACTGATAACAGAGAAAACACAGTAAATGA ATATTATGGAGTCTTGATGGCCTATAGCAGCCTTTTAGAT TTTCTAACAGAGCAGAAGCCTGGATTTACTGAAACTCTAGTTAGGACTCGGGTGCTACCACTGTATGAAACACCAATTCCTCAACCATATTTAATTGCCTCTGCAAATTGGGTCCTAGGAGAGCTTGCTTCATGTCTTTCTGAA GGTATGAGTGctgatatttattcttcattagTGAAAGCGTTAACAATGTCAGATATAGGGGGTGTTTCTTGTTATCCTGTGCGGGTGACAGCTGCTGCTGCCATTGCCCAACTCGTTGAA AATGAGTACATGCCACCTGAGTGGTTACCACTTCTTCAAGTGGTTTGTCATAGGATTAGTGATGAGGAAGAAGATAGCTCCATTTACTTTCAGCTTCTAAGTACAATAATCGAGGCTGGGAATGAAAAAATTTCACCTCATATTCCAGATATTGTTTGTCTGTTGGTTAGAGAAATCTCAAAGAACTTACCTTTAGATCTGGAGCCATGGCCTCAG ATGGTGGAACAGTGCTTTGCAACACTAGCAGTCATGGCTCAGTGCTGGGAAGACTCGGCATCTGAAGAAAATGCGCAGGATGGTTCTAGTCAATTGTGGGTTTCTGGTCAGGCCACCATGATGAGAGCATTTTCAGATCTCCTACAGCATGCCTGGCTAAGATCTGCTCAACCGATG GAACATGAAGTTGCCTTCTCAGTGCCTGCTGCATCATGTGTTGATGACTGCTCCACATTGCTTGGTTTCATTGTGCAAGGAATTACCGAAACTGACGAACTTTTGAAGCTAAAAGTCTCAGAGCTGATGCTGGTCTGGTCATATCTCATAGCTGATTGGCATGCATGGGAGGAGATGGAGGATTTATCAATTTTTAACTGTATCAAGAAGGCTGTTAGCCTAGACAGGAAGTTTGCTGTGAAGAATTTTATTGTAGGAAAATTGCCGTTGCCTCCTGCTCCACCTGTTCCCCAGAAATCCATCCTTGAAGGAATTGGTGCATTCATTACAGAAGCTTTTTCACAATATCCATCTGCAGTATGGAGGGCATCCTCTTGTGTCCACATTCTGTTACATAATCCCAGTTACTTACCTGAAGGAGAAggtgtcaagcaatctttggtGATTTCCTTGTGTCAGGCAGCATTTTCTCGTTTTAGAGAGCTTAGAAACAAGCCTGTCCCGCTATGGAAACCTTTGTTGCTTGCAATATCATCATGTTATTTATGTTTCCCGGATATTGTAGAGAAGATTATAGAGGGCATTGAACATGAAAGCTTTACAGTCTTTCTATCCGCTTTGGCAGTTATCTCAACAAGCAAATTTGAGCATAGTTTGTCATCAGAGTCTGAGATCAAGTTGGTAG TGATGGCACTGGCACAATCTCTTGACAAGCTGATAGGACGGCTAAATGAACGGAGTTCATTGCTACATGATTGCGTTGCTTCACTGATGGAAGCATTTTTGAAGTTAAAAGAActggaagaagaagaggaagatgaagaaagtgaagatCAGGCTTCTGGTGACGAGGAAactgaagatgatgatgacgag GACTCTGAAGATGACGAACTTGAAGAAACTGAAGAAGAGTTCTTGGAGAGGTGTGCCAAGACAGCAGTAGAAATGGAAAATGGAACCATTGTGGAAGAAGGAGACGTGGAAGATCAAGAGCTAGAAATTGAACTGG GTTGTTTGGAAGATGTGGATCTTGAAAGCACTGTGCTTTTGGTAATTGAAAGATATCACCAAGTGCTTTTACAGCTACAGTTGCCACCAGAACTGATTTCAAGTTTCTTGGAGGCCTTTCCTGAATGTAAATTATACTTCCAACAACCTCAGCCATAG
- the LOC132034494 gene encoding importin beta-like SAD2 homolog isoform X2, which produces MEIGELLNQTLSPEAAVRNDATDALDRLSTLPQFPFTLLSISIGGENGGQKVAAATYLKNFTRRNVDSTHTNSGITKEFRDAFVRSLLQAEPTVLKILVEAFRSIVAVEFVKKDAWPELVPELRSVIQRSDLIDKNPNSEWKTINALTILHSLIRPFQYFLNPKLAKEPVPPQLELITRDIIVPLLAVFHLCIEKVSDAQHTSEVQTETILLIICKCIYFAVKSHMPSALAPLLPSICQDLIRILNSLSFDGGLPCKDGYSLRMKTAKRSLLIFCALVTRHRKFADKLMPDMVKCVSEIVKHSTIINKLDSLSERIVSLAFDVISRVLETGPGWRLVSPHFSSLLNAAIFPALVMNEKDTTEWEEDPDEYIRKNLPSDLEEISGWRDDLFTARKSALNLLGVISLSMGPPVKTSTASSKRKKGEKYKRKGSSSMGELLVLPFLSKFPVPTDNRENTVNEYYGVLMAYSSLLDFLTEQKPGFTETLVRTRVLPLYETPIPQPYLIASANWVLGELASCLSEGMSADIYSSLVKALTMSDIGGVSCYPVRVTAAAAIAQLVENEYMPPEWLPLLQVVCHRISDEEEDSSIYFQLLSTIIEAGNEKISPHIPDIVCLLVREISKNLPLDLEPWPQCFATLAVMAQCWEDSASEENAQDGSSQLWVSGQATMMRAFSDLLQHAWLRSAQPMEHEVAFSVPAASCVDDCSTLLGFIVQGITETDELLKLKVSELMLVWSYLIADWHAWEEMEDLSIFNCIKKAVSLDRKFAVKNFIVGKLPLPPAPPVPQKSILEGIGAFITEAFSQYPSAVWRASSCVHILLHNPSYLPEGEGVKQSLVISLCQAAFSRFRELRNKPVPLWKPLLLAISSCYLCFPDIVEKIIEGIEHESFTVFLSALAVISTSKFEHSLSSESEIKLVVMALAQSLDKLIGRLNERSSLLHDCVASLMEAFLKLKELEEEEEDEESEDQASGDEETEDDDDEDSEDDELEETEEEFLERCAKTAVEMENGTIVEEGDVEDQELEIELGCLEDVDLESTVLLVIERYHQVLLQLQLPPELISSFLEAFPECKLYFQQPQP; this is translated from the exons atggaaattggtgagCTACTCAACCAAACTCTTAGCCCCGAGGCTGCTGTCCGCAACGACGCTACAGATGCTCTGGATCGGCTCTCTACTCTCCCACAATTCCCCTTCACTCTCCTCTCTATCTCCATAG GAGGTGAGAATGGAGGTCAGAAAGTAGCTGCAGCCACATATCTCAAGAACTTCACTAGACGAAATGTTGATTCTACTCATACAAATTCAGGAATCACCAAAGAGTTTAGAGATGCATTCGTGCGCTCTTTGCTTCAAGCTGAACCAACGGTTCTTAAAATATTAGTTGAAGCT tTTCGCTCAATTGTTGCAGTTGAGTTTGTGAAGAAGGATGCCTGGCCTGAGCTTGTGCCTGAGCTGAGGTCCGTCATTCAGCGCAGCGATCTGATTGATAAGAATCCGAATTCTGAATGGAAAACCATCAATGCACTCACGATTCTTCACTCACTCATTAGACCCTTCcag TACTTTTTGAATCCAAAACTTGCGAAGGAGCCAGTTCCACCGCAGCTAGAGCTTATTACAAGAGACATCATTGTGCCCTTACTTGCTGTATTTCACCTCTGCATCGAAAAG GTATCAGATGCCCAACATACATCAGAAGTGCAGACAGAAACCATCCTTCTCATCATATGCAAGTGCATCTATTTTGCG GTGAAATCTCACATGCCGTCTGCCTTGGCTCCTTTGCTTCCTTCTATTTGTCAAGATCTGATACGGATTCTGAATTCTTTAAGTTTTGATGGTGGCTTGCCCTGCAAAGATGGGTATTCGCTGCGGATGAAGACTGCAAAGAGAAGTCTGCTAATTTTCTGTGCTTTAGTCACCCGGCATCGGAAGTTTGCTGACAA ACTGATGCCTGATATGGTGAAATGTGTTTCAGAAATTGTCAAGCATAGCACAATCATAAAT AAACTGGATTCGCTGTCAGAAAGGATTGTTTCATTAGCCTTTGATGTTATTTCTCGTGTTTTAGAGACAGGCCCA GGATGGCGACTGGTTTCACCCCACTTCTCTTCCTTGCTGAACGCTGCAATCTTCCCAGCTCTTGTGATGAATGAGAAG GACACAACAGAGTGGGAAGAAGATCCGGATGAGTACATAAGGAAAAATCTTCCCTCTGACCTT GAAGAAATTTCTGGATGGAGAGATGATTTGTTCACAGCAAGGAAAAGTGCTTTAAACTTGCTTGGTGTTATTTCATTATCAATG GGACCTCCTGTCAAGACTTCTACAGCTTCATCAAAGCGtaagaaaggagaaaaatataaaagaaaaggttCCAGCTCGATGGGGGAGTTGTTGGTGCTTCCATTCTTGTCAAAGTTTCCTGTTCCCACTGATAACAGAGAAAACACAGTAAATGA ATATTATGGAGTCTTGATGGCCTATAGCAGCCTTTTAGAT TTTCTAACAGAGCAGAAGCCTGGATTTACTGAAACTCTAGTTAGGACTCGGGTGCTACCACTGTATGAAACACCAATTCCTCAACCATATTTAATTGCCTCTGCAAATTGGGTCCTAGGAGAGCTTGCTTCATGTCTTTCTGAA GGTATGAGTGctgatatttattcttcattagTGAAAGCGTTAACAATGTCAGATATAGGGGGTGTTTCTTGTTATCCTGTGCGGGTGACAGCTGCTGCTGCCATTGCCCAACTCGTTGAA AATGAGTACATGCCACCTGAGTGGTTACCACTTCTTCAAGTGGTTTGTCATAGGATTAGTGATGAGGAAGAAGATAGCTCCATTTACTTTCAGCTTCTAAGTACAATAATCGAGGCTGGGAATGAAAAAATTTCACCTCATATTCCAGATATTGTTTGTCTGTTGGTTAGAGAAATCTCAAAGAACTTACCTTTAGATCTGGAGCCATGGCCTCAG TGCTTTGCAACACTAGCAGTCATGGCTCAGTGCTGGGAAGACTCGGCATCTGAAGAAAATGCGCAGGATGGTTCTAGTCAATTGTGGGTTTCTGGTCAGGCCACCATGATGAGAGCATTTTCAGATCTCCTACAGCATGCCTGGCTAAGATCTGCTCAACCGATG GAACATGAAGTTGCCTTCTCAGTGCCTGCTGCATCATGTGTTGATGACTGCTCCACATTGCTTGGTTTCATTGTGCAAGGAATTACCGAAACTGACGAACTTTTGAAGCTAAAAGTCTCAGAGCTGATGCTGGTCTGGTCATATCTCATAGCTGATTGGCATGCATGGGAGGAGATGGAGGATTTATCAATTTTTAACTGTATCAAGAAGGCTGTTAGCCTAGACAGGAAGTTTGCTGTGAAGAATTTTATTGTAGGAAAATTGCCGTTGCCTCCTGCTCCACCTGTTCCCCAGAAATCCATCCTTGAAGGAATTGGTGCATTCATTACAGAAGCTTTTTCACAATATCCATCTGCAGTATGGAGGGCATCCTCTTGTGTCCACATTCTGTTACATAATCCCAGTTACTTACCTGAAGGAGAAggtgtcaagcaatctttggtGATTTCCTTGTGTCAGGCAGCATTTTCTCGTTTTAGAGAGCTTAGAAACAAGCCTGTCCCGCTATGGAAACCTTTGTTGCTTGCAATATCATCATGTTATTTATGTTTCCCGGATATTGTAGAGAAGATTATAGAGGGCATTGAACATGAAAGCTTTACAGTCTTTCTATCCGCTTTGGCAGTTATCTCAACAAGCAAATTTGAGCATAGTTTGTCATCAGAGTCTGAGATCAAGTTGGTAG TGATGGCACTGGCACAATCTCTTGACAAGCTGATAGGACGGCTAAATGAACGGAGTTCATTGCTACATGATTGCGTTGCTTCACTGATGGAAGCATTTTTGAAGTTAAAAGAActggaagaagaagaggaagatgaagaaagtgaagatCAGGCTTCTGGTGACGAGGAAactgaagatgatgatgacgag GACTCTGAAGATGACGAACTTGAAGAAACTGAAGAAGAGTTCTTGGAGAGGTGTGCCAAGACAGCAGTAGAAATGGAAAATGGAACCATTGTGGAAGAAGGAGACGTGGAAGATCAAGAGCTAGAAATTGAACTGG GTTGTTTGGAAGATGTGGATCTTGAAAGCACTGTGCTTTTGGTAATTGAAAGATATCACCAAGTGCTTTTACAGCTACAGTTGCCACCAGAACTGATTTCAAGTTTCTTGGAGGCCTTTCCTGAATGTAAATTATACTTCCAACAACCTCAGCCATAG